In Streptomyces sp. NBC_01551, one DNA window encodes the following:
- a CDS encoding antibiotic biosynthesis monooxygenase — MPFINPEAGHLTVLNLFKTDTVARVDTLVTEMKKIVDTAAYPGWISSTVHRGEQTPGTLNFIQWRGMQDLESRYNDSEFKHHTVPVFREITSYVRLMQTEVELSQRHPGVDVTEVSPDRDDYTVVEILGVTPGDQAGLVAAQGTAHSWLLDVPGYRSQSVMRGIRSRNLEGGAGTLATVGTDNDFVVVYSQWDGKESYDAYRTLAESEWSSARRAFQAKRDGLTTSVDWNSYRAVHTRSATQPVAA, encoded by the coding sequence ATGCCGTTCATCAACCCCGAGGCCGGGCACCTGACCGTCCTCAACCTGTTCAAGACCGACACCGTCGCGCGCGTGGACACGCTCGTCACGGAGATGAAGAAGATCGTCGACACCGCGGCGTACCCCGGCTGGATCTCCAGCACGGTGCACCGCGGCGAGCAGACGCCGGGCACCTTGAACTTCATCCAGTGGCGCGGCATGCAGGACCTGGAGTCGCGTTACAACGACAGCGAGTTCAAGCACCACACCGTGCCGGTCTTCCGGGAGATCACCTCCTACGTCCGCCTGATGCAGACAGAGGTGGAGCTGAGCCAGCGCCACCCCGGCGTCGACGTCACCGAGGTCTCGCCCGACCGCGACGACTACACGGTCGTCGAGATCCTCGGCGTGACCCCCGGCGACCAGGCCGGCCTGGTCGCCGCGCAGGGCACCGCCCACTCCTGGCTGCTGGACGTCCCCGGCTACCGCTCGCAGAGCGTGATGCGCGGCATCCGCTCCCGCAACCTGGAGGGCGGCGCGGGCACCCTGGCGACCGTCGGCACGGACAACGACTTCGTCGTCGTCTACTCCCAGTGGGACGGCAAGGAGTCCTACGACGCGTACCGCACCCTGGCCGAGTCCGAGTGGTCCTCCGCCCGGCGCGCCTTCCAGGCCAAGCGGGACGGGCTGACGACGAGCGTCGACTGGAACAGCTACCGGGCCGTTCACACCCGGTCCGCGACGCAGCCCGTGGCGGCCTGA
- a CDS encoding FAD-dependent monooxygenase → MNPSREAAPVVIVGAGPVGLLLACELRRGRVPVVVVERLAAPMTESRASQLTTRTAELLHERGFEELLAGAAHEPRTHFGGLGFALSAVDSAYGGNWKVPQYRTEAALGERAARLGATLLRGHELTGISERSDHVACAIEGPDGRLLLRAEYVVGCDGAHSTVRRLAGIPVTATAATKELLRADLTGLSVRDRRFERLAGGFAVAATRDGVTRVMVHAFGADLPERSGPPAFEEVVDAWRRVTGEDVSGGTPLWLDAFDNAKGQADAYRRGRVLLAGDAAHWHPPVGGQALNTGLQDAVDLGRKLAETLHGRAAPGLLDTYHDERHAVAALVLRHVAAQEQLMLGGPESEPLRAVLSELIGLDQVRTHLTAVASNLDHRFRRTDTHGRQERQCRTLTQT, encoded by the coding sequence GTGAACCCGTCCCGGGAGGCCGCGCCGGTCGTGATCGTCGGCGCGGGCCCCGTCGGGCTCCTGCTGGCCTGCGAACTGCGGCGCGGCCGGGTCCCGGTGGTGGTCGTGGAGCGGCTGGCCGCTCCCATGACCGAGTCCCGGGCCAGCCAGCTCACCACGCGCACCGCCGAGCTGCTCCACGAGCGTGGGTTCGAGGAGCTGCTGGCCGGGGCGGCGCACGAGCCGCGCACCCACTTCGGCGGGCTGGGCTTCGCCCTGTCGGCCGTGGACAGCGCGTACGGGGGCAACTGGAAGGTGCCCCAGTACCGCACCGAGGCCGCCCTGGGCGAGCGCGCGGCGCGGCTGGGCGCGACCCTGCTGCGCGGGCACGAACTGACCGGGATCAGCGAGCGGTCGGACCACGTCGCCTGCGCGATCGAGGGCCCCGACGGGCGCCTGCTGCTCCGGGCGGAGTACGTGGTCGGCTGCGACGGGGCCCACAGCACGGTGCGCCGGCTGGCCGGGATCCCCGTGACCGCCACCGCGGCGACGAAGGAACTGCTGCGGGCCGACCTCACGGGACTGAGCGTCCGCGACCGCCGCTTCGAACGGCTCGCGGGCGGGTTCGCCGTGGCGGCGACCCGCGACGGCGTCACCCGCGTGATGGTCCACGCGTTCGGCGCGGACCTGCCCGAGCGCTCCGGACCGCCCGCCTTCGAGGAGGTCGTCGACGCCTGGCGGCGGGTCACCGGGGAGGACGTCTCCGGCGGCACCCCCCTGTGGCTGGACGCCTTCGACAACGCCAAGGGCCAGGCCGACGCCTACCGGCGCGGCCGGGTCCTGCTGGCCGGCGACGCCGCGCACTGGCATCCGCCGGTCGGCGGCCAGGCGCTCAACACCGGTCTCCAGGACGCCGTCGACCTCGGCCGCAAACTCGCCGAGACCCTGCACGGCCGGGCCGCGCCCGGACTCCTCGACACCTACCACGACGAGCGGCACGCCGTCGCGGCCCTGGTGCTGCGGCACGTCGCGGCCCAGGAACAGCTCATGCTCGGCGGCCCCGAGAGCGAGCCGCTGCGCGCGGTCCTCTCCGAGCTGATCGGCCTCGACCAGGTCCGCACCCATCTGACGGCGGTGGCGAGCAACCTCGACCACCGGTTTCGAAGAACGGATACGCATGGAAGGCAGGAGAGACAGTGCAGGACTTTGACACAGACGTGA
- a CDS encoding FAD-dependent monooxygenase, producing MDTDVIVIGAGPAGLTLAAELRLGGADVIVFEQRAERSWESRGIGFTARATEMFHQRGILERLENIEITRQGHFGGIPIDYGVLEGSHFGVRGAPQYKIEEMLETRALELGVILRRSYEFHGVSESADGVTASVRGPAGPEEYTARYLVGCDGGRSTVRHLTGFEFAGSDATREMYLADVSGADIKPRMIGELLPNGMIMAAPLEKDYTRIIVCENGTPPDRGREVTFTQVADAWQRLTGDSIHHGHARWVSSFTDATRQATEYRRGRVLLAGDAAHIHLPAGGQGLSVGVQDAYNLGWKLAATLGGWAPEGLLDTYHTERHPVGERVLRNTLAQGTLNLTGRSVEPLRAIMAEIIAIRPVARHLSGMVSGFDIRYAMDGPGAGRPAHPLLGTRMADRELELAGGGHDRTARLLHPARGVLITADASGETSRAAAGWADRVDVVRVAGFPAGPEENGAATESVLVRPDGYIAWTAPDGGDLEAALRRWFGEAGHKLRNPEEKKET from the coding sequence ATGGATACCGATGTCATAGTGATCGGCGCAGGTCCCGCGGGCCTGACGCTCGCGGCCGAGCTCCGCCTCGGCGGCGCCGACGTCATCGTCTTCGAGCAGCGGGCCGAGCGGAGCTGGGAGTCGCGTGGCATCGGCTTCACCGCGCGCGCCACCGAGATGTTCCACCAGCGCGGGATCCTCGAACGCCTGGAGAACATCGAGATCACCCGCCAGGGCCACTTCGGCGGCATTCCGATCGACTACGGGGTGCTGGAGGGTTCGCACTTCGGAGTGCGCGGCGCGCCCCAGTACAAGATCGAGGAGATGCTGGAGACCCGGGCGCTGGAGCTGGGCGTGATCCTGCGCCGCAGCTACGAGTTCCACGGCGTGAGCGAGAGCGCGGACGGCGTCACCGCGAGCGTGCGCGGGCCGGCCGGGCCCGAGGAGTACACCGCCCGCTACCTGGTGGGCTGCGACGGCGGGCGGAGCACCGTACGGCACCTGACGGGCTTCGAGTTCGCCGGCTCCGACGCCACCCGCGAGATGTACCTGGCGGACGTCAGCGGCGCCGACATCAAGCCGCGGATGATCGGTGAGCTGCTGCCGAACGGCATGATCATGGCAGCGCCGCTGGAGAAGGACTACACCCGCATCATCGTGTGCGAGAACGGCACGCCGCCGGACCGGGGCCGCGAGGTGACCTTCACCCAGGTCGCCGACGCCTGGCAGCGGCTGACCGGCGACTCGATCCACCACGGCCACGCGCGCTGGGTGAGCAGCTTCACCGACGCGACCCGCCAGGCCACCGAGTACCGGCGCGGCCGGGTGCTGCTCGCCGGGGACGCCGCGCACATCCACCTCCCCGCCGGCGGGCAGGGACTGAGCGTCGGTGTGCAGGACGCGTACAACCTCGGCTGGAAGCTGGCGGCGACGCTGGGGGGCTGGGCCCCCGAGGGCCTCCTCGACACCTACCACACCGAGCGCCACCCGGTGGGGGAGCGGGTCCTGCGCAACACGCTCGCCCAGGGGACGCTCAACCTGACCGGCAGGTCGGTCGAGCCGCTGCGGGCGATCATGGCGGAGATCATCGCGATCCGGCCGGTCGCGCGGCACCTGTCCGGCATGGTCAGCGGTTTCGACATCCGCTACGCGATGGACGGACCCGGCGCCGGCCGGCCCGCGCACCCGCTGCTCGGCACCCGGATGGCCGACCGCGAGCTGGAGCTCGCCGGCGGCGGCCACGACCGAACCGCCCGGCTGCTGCACCCGGCCCGCGGTGTCCTGATCACCGCCGACGCCTCGGGCGAGACGAGCCGGGCGGCCGCCGGCTGGGCCGACCGCGTGGACGTGGTCCGGGTGGCGGGCTTCCCCGCCGGACCGGAGGAGAACGGCGCCGCGACCGAGTCGGTGCTCGTCCGCCCCGACGGCTACATCGCCTGGACCGCGCCCGACGGGGGCGACCTCGAAGCCGCGCTGCGGCGCTGGTTCGGCGAGGCCGGCCACAAGCTCCGCAACCCAGAGGAGAAGAAGGAAACGTGA
- a CDS encoding 4Fe-4S dicluster-binding protein, giving the protein METSECITCDTCLRACPSEFGAIFDDGLNVVIVPELCSGCPVCVMVCPVDCIYVDEDWTETEARMWDHIDLTSRGTA; this is encoded by the coding sequence ATCGAGACGTCGGAATGCATCACATGTGACACGTGCCTGCGGGCCTGCCCGTCCGAGTTCGGGGCGATCTTCGACGACGGGCTCAACGTCGTGATCGTCCCCGAGCTCTGCTCCGGCTGCCCGGTGTGCGTGATGGTCTGCCCCGTCGACTGCATCTACGTCGACGAGGACTGGACCGAGACCGAGGCCCGGATGTGGGACCACATCGACCTGACCTCCAGGGGAACGGCATGA
- a CDS encoding FAD-dependent monooxygenase, with protein sequence MQDFDTDVIIVGAGPTGLMLAGELRLAGVEAVVLERLTEPMRQSRALGFSARTMEEFGQRGLLEQFGDMGVIPFGHFGGMPLDYTIVPGGNFGVRGVPQAFTEAILNKWATGLGAEIRRGWELTGLTAGDDGVEVRADTPQGPRTLRGRYVVGADGARSAVRSLAGIDFPGYEATLEMLMADVTDVQVRLRPTGELGDAGMVVVLPVGPNTTRVVVFERGAGVRPTSEPPAFQEVAEAFKRVTGDDISTGTPVWLSYFTDSSRQAAEYRKGRVFLAGDAAHIHMPIGAQGISAGLGDAVNLGWKLAAEIHGHAPDGLLDTYHSERHPVGARILANTLSQRSLYLGGPEMEPMRAVFAELMAYEDVQKLLVGMVTGLDIGYDAGSDDHPLLGRRLPDFGLSAAPDDGATAYGLLHGGRGFVLDLRGDDAVSAAARPWADRVDVVTAASRPQGALADVEAVLVRPDGYTAWIGSGGSGTAGLTDALGRWFGAPRDSH encoded by the coding sequence GTGCAGGACTTTGACACAGACGTGATCATCGTGGGGGCGGGCCCCACGGGGCTCATGCTCGCGGGCGAACTTCGCCTGGCGGGCGTCGAGGCCGTCGTCCTGGAACGGCTGACCGAGCCGATGCGCCAGTCGCGCGCCCTCGGCTTCTCGGCCCGGACCATGGAGGAGTTCGGCCAGCGCGGGCTGCTGGAGCAGTTCGGCGACATGGGCGTGATCCCGTTCGGCCACTTCGGCGGCATGCCCCTCGACTACACCATCGTGCCGGGCGGCAACTTCGGCGTGCGCGGGGTACCGCAGGCCTTCACCGAGGCGATCTTGAACAAGTGGGCCACCGGTCTCGGCGCCGAGATCCGCCGCGGCTGGGAGCTCACCGGGCTGACCGCCGGGGACGACGGCGTCGAGGTGCGGGCGGACACCCCGCAGGGCCCGCGCACCCTGCGCGGCCGCTACGTGGTGGGCGCCGACGGCGCGCGCAGTGCCGTCCGCAGCCTGGCCGGCATCGACTTCCCCGGCTACGAGGCCACCCTCGAAATGCTGATGGCCGACGTGACCGACGTACAGGTGCGGCTGCGGCCCACCGGCGAGCTCGGCGACGCGGGCATGGTCGTCGTACTGCCCGTCGGCCCGAACACCACCCGCGTCGTCGTCTTCGAGCGGGGCGCCGGCGTCCGGCCGACGTCCGAGCCGCCCGCCTTCCAAGAGGTGGCCGAGGCCTTCAAGCGCGTGACCGGCGACGACATCAGCACCGGCACCCCGGTGTGGCTCAGCTACTTCACCGACTCCAGCCGCCAGGCCGCCGAGTACCGCAAGGGCCGGGTCTTCCTCGCGGGCGACGCGGCGCACATCCACATGCCGATCGGCGCGCAGGGCATCAGCGCGGGCCTGGGCGACGCCGTCAACCTGGGCTGGAAGCTGGCCGCGGAGATCCACGGCCACGCCCCGGACGGGCTGCTCGACACCTACCACAGCGAGCGGCACCCCGTCGGGGCCCGCATCCTGGCCAACACGCTCTCCCAGCGCAGCCTGTACCTCGGCGGCCCCGAGATGGAGCCGATGCGGGCGGTCTTCGCCGAGCTGATGGCCTACGAGGACGTCCAGAAGCTGCTGGTCGGCATGGTCACGGGCCTCGACATCGGCTACGACGCCGGATCCGACGACCACCCGCTGCTCGGCCGGCGCCTGCCGGACTTCGGGCTCAGCGCCGCCCCGGACGACGGGGCGACCGCCTACGGGCTGCTGCACGGCGGCCGCGGCTTCGTCCTCGACCTGCGCGGCGACGACGCCGTGAGCGCCGCGGCCCGGCCGTGGGCCGACCGGGTCGACGTGGTCACCGCCGCGTCCCGCCCGCAGGGCGCGCTCGCGGACGTCGAGGCGGTGCTGGTCCGCCCGGACGGCTACACCGCCTGGATCGGCTCCGGCGGATCCGGGACGGCCGGCCTGACGGACGCCCTCGGCCGCTGGTTTGGCGCTCCCCGCGACAGCCACTAG
- a CDS encoding aromatase/cyclase, which yields MTENAVRETEHEINVCAPADLVYALVADVTRWPEAFPPTVHAEVVEREGDAELIRLWATANGTAKTWTSRREHDAAARTVTFRQERSQHPVGGMGGAWVVEPVSATSCRVRLLHDFHAATDDPADLDWISQAVDRNSASELQALKASAEAAGPDDLITFDDTVTVDGSGKDVYEFLNEAQLWQERLPHVARVSLEEDEPGLQILEMDTRTKDGSTHTTRSVRVCKPATTIVYKQIVLPALMTLHTGRWLIEEREGGGVSVTSRHTVRINTENIAKVLGEDATVRTAQEFVRTALSGNSLATLGLAKAYAEGVGGGRTRS from the coding sequence GTGACCGAGAACGCGGTACGTGAAACGGAACACGAGATCAACGTCTGCGCCCCCGCGGACCTGGTGTACGCGCTGGTCGCGGACGTCACCCGGTGGCCGGAGGCCTTCCCCCCGACCGTGCACGCCGAGGTCGTCGAGCGGGAGGGCGACGCGGAGCTGATCCGGCTCTGGGCGACCGCCAACGGCACCGCCAAGACCTGGACCTCCCGGCGCGAACACGACGCGGCCGCCCGGACCGTGACGTTCCGTCAGGAGCGTTCGCAGCACCCGGTCGGCGGCATGGGCGGCGCGTGGGTGGTGGAGCCCGTCTCCGCGACCTCGTGCCGGGTGCGCCTGCTGCACGACTTCCACGCGGCGACCGACGACCCCGCCGACCTCGACTGGATCAGCCAGGCGGTCGACCGCAACAGCGCCTCCGAGCTCCAGGCCCTGAAGGCGAGCGCCGAGGCGGCCGGCCCCGACGACCTGATCACCTTCGACGACACCGTCACGGTCGACGGGAGCGGCAAGGACGTCTACGAGTTCCTCAACGAGGCGCAGCTCTGGCAGGAGCGGCTGCCGCACGTCGCCCGGGTGTCGCTGGAGGAGGACGAGCCGGGTCTGCAGATCCTGGAGATGGACACCCGCACGAAGGACGGCAGCACCCACACCACGCGCTCCGTGCGAGTCTGCAAGCCGGCGACGACGATCGTGTACAAGCAGATCGTCCTGCCCGCGCTGATGACGCTGCACACCGGGCGCTGGCTCATCGAGGAGCGCGAGGGCGGCGGGGTGTCGGTGACCTCCCGCCACACGGTGCGGATCAACACCGAGAACATCGCCAAGGTGCTCGGCGAGGACGCGACCGTGCGCACCGCCCAGGAGTTCGTCCGCACCGCCCTGAGCGGCAACAGCCTGGCCACCCTCGGCCTCGCCAAGGCCTACGCCGAAGGCGTAGGCGGCGGGCGCACCCGGTCGTGA
- a CDS encoding glutamine synthetase family protein has protein sequence MVSRSWSLHGGDSSVGRPSFVAEFGLWDERQAAAAEQVELQLDEVDLVRVVFCDPHGLARSKTVPADVFRSVLRNGMDFSAGPFLFDTGHAVAVDFLEDAGVGVGELRGAGDFVLVPDPRTFQVLPRAGARTAWVLGTEYLRDGTPHPLSARNVLRRVCAEYARHDLSPVVGLEVEWYLTRLTGGGPVGNEGNGFGLQGAAPEVEAVNPGYQFNLDSAYDSVSHIADPLAALLMQLGLPLRSFEHESGPGQLETTFNPMLALDAADAMLLFRTQLKQECRRLGHHASFMTLPRLAGFDPSGWHLHQSVTSTKTNLNLFAEGDGLQDAISEAGQAYIGGLLSHAREFSLLSVPTVNGYRRMSPEFTLAPTSVDWRFEDRSAMVRVLSGGSSTHVENRVGEPCANPYLAIASQLHAGLDGLLSGVPADRAPQPPLPRTLREALEAFRASERAERLLGAPLKSCLAKLKESEADRFDAWSAAEAAPGAPGDVTEWEHREYFGAF, from the coding sequence ATGGTTTCCCGATCCTGGTCCCTGCACGGCGGTGACAGCAGCGTCGGACGGCCCTCCTTCGTCGCCGAGTTCGGCCTCTGGGACGAGCGGCAGGCCGCCGCGGCCGAGCAGGTCGAACTCCAGCTGGACGAGGTCGACCTCGTCCGGGTCGTGTTCTGCGACCCGCACGGCCTCGCCCGGTCCAAGACCGTGCCCGCGGACGTGTTCCGCTCGGTGCTGCGCAACGGCATGGACTTCAGCGCCGGGCCGTTCCTCTTCGACACCGGCCACGCCGTCGCCGTCGACTTCCTGGAGGACGCCGGCGTGGGCGTCGGCGAACTGCGCGGCGCGGGCGACTTCGTCCTCGTCCCCGATCCGCGCACGTTCCAGGTACTGCCCCGGGCCGGGGCGAGGACGGCCTGGGTGCTCGGGACCGAGTACCTGCGCGACGGCACGCCGCACCCGCTCTCCGCGCGCAACGTCCTGCGCCGGGTCTGCGCCGAGTACGCGCGGCACGACCTGTCCCCGGTCGTCGGCCTGGAGGTCGAGTGGTACCTCACCCGGCTGACCGGCGGCGGCCCCGTGGGCAACGAGGGCAACGGATTCGGCCTCCAGGGCGCCGCCCCCGAGGTCGAGGCGGTGAACCCGGGCTACCAGTTCAACCTCGACAGCGCCTACGACTCGGTGTCCCACATCGCCGACCCGCTGGCCGCCCTGCTCATGCAACTCGGCCTGCCCCTACGCTCGTTCGAGCACGAGTCGGGTCCCGGTCAGCTCGAGACGACGTTCAACCCGATGCTGGCGCTGGACGCCGCCGACGCGATGCTGCTGTTCCGCACCCAGCTCAAGCAGGAGTGCCGGCGCCTCGGCCACCACGCCTCCTTCATGACCCTGCCGCGCCTCGCGGGCTTCGACCCCAGCGGCTGGCACCTGCACCAGTCCGTCACCAGCACGAAGACGAACCTCAACCTGTTCGCCGAGGGCGACGGCCTCCAGGACGCCATCTCCGAGGCGGGCCAGGCGTACATCGGGGGCCTGCTCTCCCACGCGCGGGAGTTCAGCCTGCTGTCCGTCCCGACCGTGAACGGATACCGGCGGATGTCCCCGGAGTTCACGCTCGCCCCGACCTCCGTCGACTGGCGGTTCGAGGACCGCAGCGCCATGGTCCGCGTCCTCAGCGGGGGCAGCTCGACACACGTAGAGAACCGCGTCGGCGAACCGTGCGCCAACCCGTACCTCGCCATCGCGTCCCAGCTGCACGCGGGCCTCGACGGGCTGCTCTCCGGCGTCCCCGCCGACCGCGCGCCGCAGCCGCCCCTGCCGAGGACCCTGCGCGAGGCGCTGGAGGCGTTCCGCGCGAGCGAGCGCGCGGAGCGGCTGCTCGGCGCGCCCCTCAAGTCCTGCCTGGCGAAGCTCAAGGAGAGCGAGGCCGACCGGTTCGACGCCTGGAGCGCGGCCGAGGCCGCCCCGGGCGCCCCGGGCGACGTCACCGAGTGGGAGCACCGCGAGTACTTCGGTGCCTTCTGA
- a CDS encoding DUF3050 domain-containing protein: MSRYEWNGTDPAIETLKDAIEPARQKVLSHPLYHQLNTVDAVVTFMEHHVFAVWDFMSLLKSLQRQLTCVEVPWVPSAATGSRRLINDIVLVEESDELGEGFTSHFELYLDGMRQSGADTTRIDAFVGLLREGRPVPAALEEAGVPHPVAEFVGTTWEFIEHSPVHCQAAAFAFGREDLIPDMFDQVAALNAGLGSLSTFVDYLRRHIQVDAEEHTPMAMQMLADLCGDDEVKWSECKETIDRALDARTRLWDGISNAVTAQSR, encoded by the coding sequence ATGTCCCGCTACGAATGGAACGGCACCGATCCGGCGATCGAGACGCTCAAGGACGCCATCGAGCCGGCCCGTCAGAAGGTCCTGAGCCACCCGCTCTACCACCAGCTGAACACCGTGGACGCGGTCGTCACGTTCATGGAGCACCACGTGTTCGCGGTGTGGGACTTCATGTCGCTGCTCAAGTCCCTCCAGCGGCAGCTGACCTGCGTCGAGGTGCCGTGGGTGCCGTCCGCCGCCACCGGCAGCCGCCGGCTCATCAACGACATCGTCCTCGTCGAGGAGAGCGACGAGCTCGGCGAGGGTTTCACCAGCCACTTCGAGCTATACCTCGACGGCATGCGCCAGTCGGGTGCAGACACCACGCGCATCGACGCGTTCGTCGGCCTGCTGCGCGAGGGGCGTCCCGTCCCGGCCGCGCTGGAGGAGGCCGGGGTGCCGCACCCGGTCGCCGAATTCGTGGGGACCACCTGGGAGTTCATCGAGCACTCCCCCGTCCACTGCCAGGCCGCGGCGTTCGCCTTCGGTCGCGAGGACCTGATCCCCGACATGTTCGACCAGGTCGCCGCGCTCAACGCAGGCCTCGGCTCGCTGTCCACCTTCGTCGACTACCTGCGGCGCCACATCCAGGTGGACGCCGAGGAGCACACGCCGATGGCGATGCAGATGCTCGCCGACCTGTGCGGCGACGACGAGGTCAAGTGGTCCGAGTGCAAGGAGACCATCGACCGCGCGCTCGACGCCCGGACCAGGCTGTGGGACGGCATCTCGAACGCCGTCACCGCGCAGTCCCGCTGA